GCAGCcagtgggtgccgggggggggggtcgcagGTTTCCCTCACGCCCCAGCACTCCTCCGAAGCGCCCCAGACACGCGTGTTTTAAGGACTCCCCGGAGAACATAGCGGTGGATGCTCTGTTTACCCGGATCCATCCCGTTGCTCGTTAACCCCATCACATGTTCCCGTTTGCTCAGGGCCCCCCCGCAtcccccgccgcctctccctgTCCTCTGCTAATAAGGGATCTCTGTGCCACCGGCTCGGTGGCGGTGGCAGCTCTCTCCAGACGGGGATTAAGGCCGCCCTTGGCCGGCATTACGGCCAtcggcagcccccggctccccccggcacATTGGGGTTCAGCCCCGGGGTGGAAATGCGCAGCTTTCCGGGGCACGGTGACAAGGGGACAAGGCCGTCCCCAGGGAGGACAGGGCCCTGCGTCCAGGGAAGGAGGGTTCGTGTgccggggaggaggcaggaaagcGGCCGCCGGAGCAGCTCCTTCTCCCTCCGCGGGGCTTCGCTTCGGTGCGAGTGATGGAGAGATGCCATTTCCACGGGGTTTCTGTACCTCTCCGTGGGGATGTGCCCATGTGGGGGACCTGCGAGGGGGGACGTGCCCCCTCCGGGCAGAGGAACTGGGGGGACGGGTGGGTTTTAGAACGCTGGTAGGAGGGGGGTGTGCTTTCGGAGGACGAGGAGGGGTTTGTCGGGCTCTTCCTCGCTATGGTGGTTTCTCCCTTGTTTTAATGGGAAATAGTGGGAAGCAAGAAAGCAGCGTTTCCGCTTCTCTGCCCTCTTTCACGCTCATGAAATGGGACTCtctgggcttttaaaaaaaaaaaaaaaaaaaaaaaaagaaggggtttaTAAACCAGGAATTCCTCCCTCCTGGAGTGCAGAAGCCTCTTGCCAAGTTTCAGCCCCAGGCTGTTCTTCTGGCCTCCTTCAAACCGCGCACACGcacacaacccccccaccccaaaaaaaaaaaaaaaaaaaaaaagagaggttttcGGATGGCAGCGCCGATCCTGCGAGGGGTTTGGATGAAAAGACGAGCcgaagaggggaaggggaaagcggGGAAGCTGCGAGAGACCTGCATTCCCGTAAAAACTAGCCCTcccgagccccccccgccccttgctGGCCACCAGGGTGAAACCTCAGACCCCGCTTGCTTTTAACCTCCGTTTTTTTTGACGCTCGAGCAGAAAAAAGGTATATTTTTATCTGCCGAGCCCTGGGCTGCCGGGCTttttagctgaaagaaaaaattccGGGGGGGGGCgtccccagctgcagggagggctCTGGAGGCGGGGGCTGGGGTGTAGATCCCTGGGGGGATGCGGGTGAAACCTCTTGGACATCaggtttaggaaaataaaatatctgtccTCTGCCCGGGACGGGGGTTAAAGCCCCCCCTGCGTCCCAGACGGGCACGAATGTGCCCGTCTGGGACGCAGGGGGGGCTTTAACCCCCCCTCCCAGGCAAAGGATGGCTGTTTTATTTTGGGGTACAGGGAGGGTAACTCCCCATCGCTTGGGGAACATCATCTTCGTGGGTCGATGAGGCAGCGAAGGCAGAGCGACAGCGgccccgtgtgtgtcccccccgcgccgccgcgcccccccaCCTTCCATGTCACCGAGcgagccccggggcgggggatGTGACATCTCTCCTCCGCTGTCACCGCGGATAAAACCCAAAAGGGCCTCACTGCGCCGCTTTTCCTCTGCCTCAACACGCGTGCGATGAGTTGGGCGGTCTCAGCCTCCCGCCTCCGCTCTGTCCCACGGGGGTttggcgggcggggaggggggggggtgggaggacaCAGGGATGGGATCGCTGTGGctggggagggcggggaggggggtgtcagaGATGAGGAGCTGAGGGTGGAGACAGGCAGAGACCTGGCAGCGCTCATCACCGCCCTGAgcatcccctccctcaccccaacACCTCCAACCCCGAGGCACAACGTGGGACACCCCCTGGTGAGGAGGcaaagaggtgggggggggggtgggtaaaGGGGCTGGGGGTCTCAGGCAGAGTGTAATTCAGGCGTTCCAGGCATTTCCTAGCTGaggcttttaaatttcttttcatcccttttctccGCTGACTCCGTTGCAAAATCCTGGCTTTCAaagagcaaaatttaaaaaaaaaaaaaaaagaaaaaaatatatatttatacacacatatatacacacgcaatatatatatttatacattattatatataatatatatatatttatacacatatggGATTGTTTGCGTTTGCTTTGTGGTTCCTGAGTACGTAGCCACATCATTTCCCGAGCTTTTCTGTGCCTCTCAACTCATTTAaaggccggggctggggggtggaaTCCCAGATTTTTCTCTCTTACCGCCGTGACCGTCGGTGGAGGGACTTTCTGGGCAAGCGACGAACGAACGCGGCTGGATTTGCGAGCGGGTCCTGCAGGCTGCGGCTGCTGCACCCCGGGGCGCTGCCGCtcgggcagggtgggggggacagcCGACAAATCCCCctagaaaatgtttttaaccCTCTTTGCTCCCAGACAAGAGGAGCCACAGGGGGGTCCtcttgggcccctcactccaagaaagacattgaggggctggagcgcgtccagagaagggcaacggagctggtgaggggtctggagcacaagtcttgtgaggagcggctgagggagctgggggtgttcagcctggagaagaggaggctgaggggagaccttctcgctctctacaaccccctgaaaggaggggttagccagggggggtcggtctctgctcccagggaacaggcgatgggacaaggggaaacggcctcaagttgcgctaggtggttagattggatattaggggaaattttcacactgaaagggttattaagcgctggaacaggctgcccagggaaggggttgaggcaccgtccctggaggtgtttaacagACGGGCAGACACAGAGCTcagagatatgggttagtgacgggttttgtcagagttaggttgatggttggactcgatgatccgaaaggtcccttccgagcTGGGCgactctgtggttctgtgattcctTTCACCACCACCCAGTcgctgggaccccccccggggctggtgtCTGGGGCTCCTCGTCTCtcggggatgctgcggggctcGAGGCGGACCGGGGGGACATTTTGGTGGGCTGCTTCTCCAGGCCAGGCTGTGGGCCAGGGCACGGGGCTGGGAACACCCCACTTGGAAAGGGGCTAAAGCCAAAATCGCTCTTTAGCCGCGTTGAGAAGCCGCAGAGCCGGAAGCATCCCGTGGGCAACCCCATCCTCCCCGGGGGCAGGAGAAGCTGTGGAGCATCTCCAGGTGCAGAAAGTGGATTTTCCTGGTTGATGTAAGGGGAAAAACCTCCTTCAAACTCCCCGGGAGGTTTGCAACACCCTAAGGGACGCTTTGGGGTTTGTTCCCTGCCCATAAAGCCCTAAGGATGCAGGCAGGGCCGGGAGCGAGGATGACGGTGCAAAGATGATGCCCGAGGAGCTTGATGCCGGGTGGCACCAGAAAataaccccaaaaaacccactaaCAGCAGGATTTAAGCCAAAGAATTTGCAGATCTGAGACTTCGGAGCTGGGTTAGAGGACTTTTCCCGGAGCATTTGGGTGCCGTACTTTTGCGTCACCGCCATCCCCCGGCCAGCGGCACCCTCCGGCTAAATACACCCACCGCACGGATCCTGCCGTGGCTTCGTTAGCAGCCGGCAGCTCGTGGAAACTCTCTTCCGCGTGCCGCTAATTACACGGTAACGAGCTGGATTAATTGCCTGCCAGCAAATGTGCCAGGATGCTCCATGGTGTCTGGTTATGGCTGCGAGCAGCACCTCAGGGTGGGCATCAGGCAGACCACCCCCCTTGGAAATCCGGGATATGGGCTTTGCCCATATCCCGGATTTCCAAGGGGGGTGGTCTGCCTGGCTGAATTTTGCGGCCGTGCGGCTGAATTTTGGGGCTGCTCGTCCTCCTGGAAGACCCTCATCCTGCTAACTTTTGGAGGCTGCAAGCTGCTGATGGTCCCAGGGATCCCCCTTGGTTTAGCTTCGCCGTTTGGCTCCGAaccggattaaaaaaaaataaaggtttcgATGAAAAGCGGCGCCGGAGGAGGGTTCGGCCCCCGCCGCCCAGGGCCTGATGGGGTTAAAAAATTTGCGGCTGCAAAGTTGCAGGAAGCACCCCAAGCGTCGTTTCCTACTTCTGCAAAAGCCCGGCTGCCCCGCAGGCGCAGGAAGGTTTTGGGGCGCTCGGAGGGATGGTGCCTCGGGGACCCCCAGCGGGGTGGCGGTGATGGAGATGTCGCAGGGATGCTGGTAGGGGGTGAGTGCATCCCTGGTGGGGCTGGTTGCTCCTCCGTGCTCCGGCGTTGGGttggggatgctgtggggtggCCGCGGGGGATGCCACGCGGTGCTCGGTACCAGCCACCGGGACCGGGGCAGCTGCCgcctccagcagccccctgtgGCCCGAATTGGGTTGCGGGGGCTCAAATCCAGCTGAGGGGACGTTGCTGGGAAAACCCCGTGGGCCTTTCTTGCTACCGGCCCTGCGGTTGGGTTTTCGGCATCCGGCGCCTCTCGAGCTGCCGCTGCGGCTCTGGGAATTCAGGCACATGGAGGAGAGGGGTGAGGGTGAGCTCCTGCTTTGCGGTCATCAATGAAATGAGTGTGCCGGGCCTCTGCTGTGATCCCTCTCGCTGTCAGCCCCCCAGAGCCAGAGGGGCCTCGGGGtgctcctgcctcccccggcACCGTCCTGCACCGTGATGGCACTGCTGACGGTCCCCAGGCTGTGGCTGCCTGGCTGGGGTGACGTCCAGAGGGTGCCAGCATGGTCTGCGTGTCACCCGGTGCCACCCCAGGGGCAAAAAGCCTTTTAGGGTGTCCCTGGGGGGCTCCTTTCCACAGGGACCTTGGGGGCCATGGGGGATGCAGCAGCTCTGGCTTTGTGGTGCTGATGGTGGGACACAGGGTGGGGGGTGGCCCGAGGATGTCACCCCCCCGTCATGGGGGGACTGCTCTTGTCTCCAGGgtctgggggagaggggaagccctggcagtggaggggagggatggacagggacacctcgaACAGAGCCCGCTGTGTcccactgagcatccctccctctgcctcagcccccccaggacGCGGCGGCGATGATGTGACCTACATTCGTGACAAGGAGGTCCCCAGCCCgctgccaccaccaccgccgccgccgggccaTGAAGCGGCGCAAGTGACAGGGACGCGGTGCCTGCGGGCCATGGCCAGCCCGGCACCATGGCTGCGCTGGACACAAACAGAGCTGACGcgctgggagggagaggaggaggaggaggaggaggaggaggaggaggaagaggacgaCTTTGGAAGGCGGATGGACGAGGATGGGGTCATCGGcctgggggaggctgctgggagccCACCGTGGGGTGagtcctcccctccctgctgcccacagACCCttgtgggggggtgctgggggtcccaggAGCggaggggggctgcggggggggcacgggctggctggcagcagccccgcAGCGCCGGTGTTTTGCAGGCGATGGCGAGGACCTGGAGGAGGGGTCCCCGGCGGAGGAGGGTTGCTGGCACCCCTGGCGGGACCCGGCGGAGGAGGACGAGGAGCGGGGCAGCTCCGGGGGGGACGAGGGGCCCTGGGGGGCAGAGAGCGATGGGGACCCCTACCCCGAGCTCTCCTACGAGGGCCGGTGGGGCTCGGGGTCCAGTGCCAGCCCTGAGCCATCGCAGGACGGCCAGGCTCTCTGCCAGCCCCGCAGCTGCAGCACGGACCGTGGGGACACCTCGGGGCTGTCGGACgccagccctggccctgccaccCCGTCCCGCCGTCACCGGGGCTGGGACACAGCCAGGGATGCCGGAGgggggcacgggcagggctgGACCCCGAGCCAGAGCCTCCTGCTGCACCTCTCCACCGATGACCTCCGTGATGCCACCGCCAGCACCCAGCCTGTCCCCGAGCCCCAgccggctggggctgcccccggcaccgctgcctcggcacccacccgGGAGCCCTggggcaccgggaccccccctgCGCCCCAGCTGCACCCCAGGTCCCGGCTGCCCAAGAAAGTGGCGCCCGCGGTGCTGGCCCCCAAACCCGGCCATCAATCGCCATCCCGGAGCCCCCGGCAGCGGCACGCGGGTGGGAAGCAGGCGAGACATCCCTCGGGATCGGGCACCGGCACGGGCGATGGCACCCAGTACGGCCGGGGGCGGCTCAACCACCCCCTGCCCGACCTCTCCAAGGTGGAGGCGCGGGTGAAGTTCGACCAGAGCTaccggccgccgcggggccgaGCCCTGCCCGCTCGCCCCAGGGCCACGGGTGGCCCCGTGGGCTTCAAGTCCCCGGCCGAAATCGTGCGGGAGGTGCTGCTGAGCAGCGGGGAGGGcgtccccccgcagccccccaccgCCACCGGGCTGCCGCAGGAGTTCAGGTCCCCCAGGCAAGCCACCCAGCTGGTGCAGCAGCTCCAGGTAACGCCCAGTTCTCCCAGTTCAGCCAGAGAGGCCTTACTGGGAGGGTCTCCGGGGTTGGGGGGGACCAGGGGGTGGAGGCGAAATGGAGACGTCACCAGCCCCATGAGCCAGCCCTGTGTCACCGATGGGGGGTTTGGCGCTGGTCACCTCTTCCTGGTCCTTCATGGCGAGGAGGGAAGGACCAGGCAGGGATGTGGGTGGCTCTCAGGGATGAAGGCAGGGATGCTCGTGTGCCCCCCCAGTAAGCTTGTGCCACCCCCCCCAATGTTCATTGTCCCCGGGATGCTTGTCCCCTGGGATGCCCTCCTGTCCCCTGGGAGGAGCGGGAGGCTGTCCCCCACGCAGAGAAACGGGGGTCACATCTGCACCAGACTGGCTGGCTGCTTTGGGGGGTGGGTTTCTGCACCCCACGGTGTCCCCCACTcgtgggacaccccccccccacccccagccctgtcaTCCCCACACAGGGCTGCCTCCCTGCGTGCTGCATCCCCCTTTACCTCCCTCCCCTCGAGCATCCTCCGAGCCCCTGTCCCCACACCGGGTGCCGTCACCCGCTGcgtgtcccctccccgcaggACGACTACCACAAGCTGCTGACCAAGTACGCCGAGGCCGAGAACACCATCGACCAGCTGCGCCTGGGCGCCAGGGTGGgtactggggaggggggaaaccccGCTCTGCTCCCCCCTTCCCGGGGTTATTCAGGGCGTCTTCCTCCCCCGGCCctactcttcctcctcccagggAGCTGCGGTTGAGCAAGCCcagcccggggaagggggggagggtgTGAGGCTGCTGCAAAGCCAGTGTCCCCCCTCAGCGGGTTCCCCTCCGCTGTGCCGAAACAGCCCCGAAATGGCGGGGGTGGCTGCCGGGCACGTCACCGACATGGCAGGAGAGCGGGGCGGAAGCGTGTCCCCGTGTCACCTCCCGCCCTGCACCGCTGCatgagtggggaaactgaggcagggccgGTGCCCAGCTGTGTCCCGTGCCCACGCTGTGCCCCCCGCCTTCCCCTCTGGCTGCCTGCCGTCCCCATGGGGGCAGGCGTTGAGGGTGGGCAGTGCCAGggttggggtgcagggtgggcGCCCCCAATCCCCTCTTGCCGCCCCCAGGTGAGCCTGTACGCCGACCCGCCGCAGCCCAGCCGCAGCCTCTCGGTGGGCACCGTGGGCACCGGCTGCCGGGTGATGGCCCTCAGCATCCCGCAGGCCAGGACGGCCGCTTTCAGCatggccccggccccgccatccTCACCGGGCACAGGTGGGTTGAACCGTGTTCCCCCATCCAGCTCATCACCCTCCCGCTCCGGTATGTGGGGGGGTGTTCAGCCGAAATCCTGTACCCACGGCTTCCCCAAGGCACGGGGACACCTTGTTCTTGTGTTTCTCATGATGACActggaagggctggagcccctctgctgtggggacaggctgagagagctgggggggttcagcctggagaagagaaggctccgcggagaccttccagccccttccagtccctaaaggggctccaggaaagctggggagggactctggatcagggaggggagccgtgggacaagggggaacggttttaaactggaagaggggagatttagattggatatcaggaagaaattctttgctgtgagggcggtgagcccctggcccaggttgcccagagaagctgtggctgccccatccctggaggggttcaaggccaggttggacggggcttggagcaacctgttctggtgggagatgtccctgcccagggcagggtgtggcactgggtgggctttaaggtcccttccaacccaaaccattccgtgattcttaCAGCTCCAGCACCGGGACCACCAGACCGGGCAGGATCACTCCagcctccttccccccctccgcccggggggggctgccccaccTGCCCGGGGCCGTGCCGCTGCCCGGGGACCCAGCTGACACGGACACTGGTGGGACAGACCCACAAGCTGCAGGCACAGGCAAGCCCCGGGTTGTTGGGGGGTGGAACACAGGGTGGGGGGCAGCAATagtgggggggctcagccctttCTCTCCCGGCCAGGTGGAATCCTTCGAAGGCTGGATGCGGGCAGGGAGCCCCACGCCTCAGGAGCAGCTCCAGGTGGgtcagccccttcccagccccccagcccggggaTGCGTGGTGAggccgggggggtggcggggaccAGGCTGGGACATTGCGCTTCTGCCGCAGAGGTTTAGGAAGCTGAAGGATGCTCAGGACGCTCTGGAGCGGGCGTACCTGCGAGCCCGGCACCAGCACCCGGGGGCCTCGGGGGACTTCGATCCCGATCGGTAAGTGCttgccccccgccgccccctccccagccaaacCCCGGTGCTGCGGGGTCCGGTGTCTCCCCGTTACCGATGGCCGCTGTCTTGCAGGGCGGTGGAAGGGGAGATTTTCCACCTGGGGCTGCGCCTGGAGGAGCTGAAGGAGCGGCtggagcccggggctggggggaagctccccccgcagcccccagcccagccccgctccccaccagccccttccccaccaccgACCGCCGCCTCCCCACGCCCCGAGGTGAGCTGGGCAAGGCTGCGGGGGGGcggacggggctggggggtggggggcataGATGCTGGGGTGGGGGCGCCCTGCTGTGGCTGGGGTGGGCGTCATGCTTCTCCCATCCCCTTTCGCTGTGCCCTGCAGAGCCCCGCGCTGACGGAGGGTCcccgggggacagcgggggacagCGAGGCGGTGACGGGGGGGTTGCCCCGGCGCCTCTGGCACAAGCAGCTACGAGTGGAGGAGGATTTTGGTGACCTGCTGGCCCAGTGAGTGTCCTCACGGTGGGGCTGGGCCGGTGGGGGGACATGGGCAGGGAGCCACTTCCCAAAACTACCATCTCctgcctgtgtgtcccccccccaggtaCAAGCACTTCAAGTCCTTGCCGGAATCGCTGAGCCTGGAGCAGCTGAGCGTGGCAGAGAGCGGGTGCCAGGAGGAGGCGGATGGACCTGCAGCAGGGGACAGTGGCCCCAGCCAGGTCCCCTGCAGGACACGGTCACTAGAAGAGGAGGCCGACCTCGAGACCTCCTCCCTGTAAGTGTTGTGGGAGGACAAGTGCCCCAGGTAGGGCCAGTGGGGGGTTTTACGTCAGGACTCAGCTTTTACCTCACTGGCATTGATAGGCTTCAGAGTTAACAGCCTCCATGGGAGAGCTGGCCGCACCAGGGCATTTCCCCACATTTGGGGGTGCTCTGCCCCATCGCTCATGCTCCATCCTCCCCCCACAGGCACCCCTCGGAGAGGAGAGCCGCTCTGCTGCCCCCCGAGGAGCTCCCATGGccaggggggacacggggccacCTGTCGCCTGCCACCGCTGAGGACCTGCCGGCTGTAGCCAAGCCCCTCCTGGGGCTCCCCGAGCCACCGCTGGCACCCCTGTCCCGCCGCAGCAGTGGggtgggcagctctgccacccaGCACCGGCCCCGCAAGGTGAGTCCCCCGGGACTGCGGGTCCccgtcccccagcacccctggaCCCCGCTGGGGGGTGCGCGGCACCAATCCTGCCCTCCCTGGTGCCCCTGCAGGAGCAACGCATTGTGTCACCGGAGACAGACAGCGGCTTCGTGGGCTCGGAGGCCAGCAGAGTGTCACCCCCCGTGCACACCCCTGAACACCGTCCCCCCGGCACCGGGTACAGCTCAGGGTCCCTGCCCTCATCCCAGGGTGGGGATTTGGGGACACAGGCTGTCAGCTCTGTCAGGGGGGATTTGGGGCGTTgaaggggagcagggatgggggaagAGGTGACGAGGacgtggggagcagggagggggtgctgggggggttggAGATGTGCAGGGTGGCCCATGGCCAGGGGGTGAGCAGTGGGAGCTGCCTACATGACCCCTCCCATCCCCAGGACCCCCGGCTCACCGGGACCCTCCATTCCCGTCCCCACGACCCTCTGTCCTCCGCGGAAGGGAGAGGTGACCCCGCTTCCCTCCAAGCCGGCGCTGATGGGCATCTACCCCGCGGGCAGGCAGAGGGGCACGGGGGGGCTCcgcctgccccccagcaccccttcaCAGAGCAGCTCCCCCCCCCGCTGGGCCGAGAGCGCAGGCAGTGAGGCGGGACCCGACGGTGACGGTGAAGGCAGTGACGGTGACGGCAGTGAGTAGGCAGCGTTTCGGGGAGAGACGTGTCCCCAGGGAgagagtttggggggggggggccctggctctgcagggagggggggCTCTGGTTtgtggtgtcccccagccccctcgGGGTGCTGGCCCGGGGGTGCCTCCCGCCTGCTGGCTCTgctctcccaggtctctccctgggcaggggggggatacccccacgtccctcagctcaccttccccccccccagccccagctcacaTGGACTCAGAGGCAGAAGGCAGGAGCTGCACCAGCACCGGCGGCCGCCCCCCCACCATGGCCAGGGACCCGGCCAGCCCCCCAGCGTCCCCCGAAACACCATCCCCCACCCCGCTGTCGCTCCACCCGGCTCGCTGCGACCTGCTGGGCTCCCGTCTGGAGCGCGAGTGAGTGTCTATGTACCCCTACCCTCCCCAAAACCGGGCTGAACTGCCCCCCCCACCTgacacagggacacccccccccccccccccccccccccccgccaagcaaAGTCCCCAAAGGCACCTGCCTCTTccccccgggcagcagcaggttttCCCTTCCCGGAGAGCCAGGACCTAGCTGGAGCTGAGTCCTCCAAACTCGTGACACGTGTGGGCTGGCTGAGACTGGACCTCAGTGCAGGCGAGCCCCGGGCTCGGTTTTGGGGAGCATCCCTGCATGAGCCGCTAGGTCCTGGCTAGTGGGGATGGAGACGGACATGgggtctgggggtgggggggacagggctgcaccCCCCGCCGCAGCCAGCACCGCTGGGAGCTTCGCTGGCTGCAGGCGTCCCTCACCATGGCATCTGTCCTGCGGCAGCCAGGCCATCCGGGCGCTGCGGGACGAGGTgtggcggctgcggcggcggctggAGGAGAGCCTGCGCCGCTCCCGCAGCTATCCCGAGGGGAAAGCCGCCCCACGAACCCCCCCAGCCAGGAGCCAGCCGGCGGCCAGTGGACCATCGTCCCCCAGGGACACAGCGCCCTCCGGGTAGGTGGCAAGAgggaccccggggagggggggaagaaggcagcagccaCCCCTGCTTGGTGGCAGCACTGTGTCCCATgggcctggggacaccccccagTTTGTCCCATTTCTGCTGTGACCTGGGAGAGGTTGGgctttgggggcgggggggcaggaccGGCAGCCTGTCTGCACCAGGGCGGTGGGTCAAGGGGATGCCTGAGGGGACACTGAGGGGTCTGGGTGGTGACAGTGGCTCTGTCCCCTCCGCAGGGAGCCGAGCCCCCCGGCGCGGGGCAGGGTGACCCCCAGGGTCGCACCCACGAGGAGGGGGAGGTCGGCGTCGCTGCCGCGGGACAGGCCGGCGCTGGACCTCAGTAAGTGGGACCCTGCCGGGGTGGGGAcggaggggacagcggggacacccccctgcacgccgcttcccccctccccgaacGGAGCGGGGGGacccgcggggctggggcaggtccCGGTGGCCCCGGGGGACCCAGCACCGCTCAGCCTGTGGCCGGATCCTGCAGACCTTGGGCACGGACCCTCCGGATCCCACCCCACATCCGTCTCCTCCGCCGCAGCCTCCGAGTCGGACCCCTCGCCTGCCGGGCCccgggcccccccctccccgcggaaCATCCCTGGGAACCCCCCGGGTGCGGTGACATTTCGGGGACAGTACACAGGTGGGTGCCAGCGGCGGTCAGTGCCGGGGGGTGGCATCCCTGGTGGCGGCGTGCTCCGGCCGCACTCACGCTGGGTTTTGGCAGGGACACGGTACCCGGTGGGGACACCGCgcgcccccccagcaccccaagaaGAGCCAGGAGCCCCGGGATGCCCCCGGTGCCGCGGGAACGGGATGCCATCGGGTGAGTGGCCCCGGGAACAGCCCCCGGCCCCTTCTGGCCTTCTCTAACGTCCCTGCTAATGACTTTCAATTCGTTAATTACAGAGGCTCGGGGGTGTCCCCGCTGCCCCTTGGCCAGACCCCCCCTTCCCTGGGgtgcctgcccagctccctgctgctggctgcagccactGGTGTCACTGGGAGCAGCGGGaacctgtccccagccccgtcctTTAGATAATGGTTAACCCACCCCGTTCCCGGGCGACAGCGCTGTGTCCccccgtcccctgtcccctctgtccctcatgtcccctctgtccctcatGTCCCCTGCCTGGAACCGAGCTGGATGCAGGCAGAGTGCTTTGCAGCACCCCCCGCTTTTTGCAGACCTCCTTGTTTTGAAgaggcccccccccggccccgtctcCTTTGCagactccctccctcccttttgcAGACCCCCCCCCTTTTTGCAGACCCCCCCCCTTTATTGCAGACACCCCCTTTCCAGACTATCCTTTTTGCAGACCCCCCCCTTTTCAAGCCACCCCCTTTTTGCAGACCCCCCCCGTTGCAGACCCTCCTATTCAGCCCCCCCCTTTTTGCAGACCCTCCCCTTTTTGCAGAGCCCCCCCCTTTTCAGATGCCCCTTTTTGCAGACCCCCCCCTTTTTGCAGACTCCCCCTTTCCAGACCCACCTTTTTTGCAGATCCCCCCTGTTGCAGACCCTCCTGTTCAGACCCCACTTTTTGCAGACACCCCCTCTTTTTTCAGATCCCCCCTGTTGCAGACCCTTCCCCTTTTCGCAgactcccccccctttttccgaCCCCCCTTTTTGCAGACATTCCCCCTTCGTGCAGACACCCCCTCCTTTTTTCAGACCCCTCCTTTTTGCAGACGCCTCCCCTTTTTGCAGACCCCCCCATTTTCAGACCCCTCCTTTTTGCAGACGCCTCCCCTTTTTGCAGACCCTCCCCTTTtcagccccccccaaacctctctgctcttt
The genomic region above belongs to Rissa tridactyla isolate bRisTri1 chromosome 14, bRisTri1.patW.cur.20221130, whole genome shotgun sequence and contains:
- the AKNA gene encoding microtubule organization protein AKNA isoform X2, producing the protein MKSGAGGGFGPRRPGPDGVKKFAAAKLQEAPQASFPTSAKARLPRRRRKVLGRSEGWCLGDPQRGGGDGDVAGMLVGAPPGRGGDDVTYIRDKEVPSPLPPPPPPPGHEAAQVTGTRCLRAMASPAPWLRWTQTELTRWEGEEEEEEEEEEEEEDDFGRRMDEDGVIGLGEAAGSPPWGDGEDLEEGSPAEEGCWHPWRDPAEEDEERGSSGGDEGPWGAESDGDPYPELSYEGRWGSGSSASPEPSQDGQALCQPRSCSTDRGDTSGLSDASPGPATPSRRHRGWDTARDAGGGHGQGWTPSQSLLLHLSTDDLRDATASTQPVPEPQPAGAAPGTAASAPTREPWGTGTPPAPQLHPRSRLPKKVAPAVLAPKPGHQSPSRSPRQRHAGGKQARHPSGSGTGTGDGTQYGRGRLNHPLPDLSKVEARVKFDQSYRPPRGRALPARPRATGGPVGFKSPAEIVREVLLSSGEGVPPQPPTATGLPQEFRSPRQATQLVQQLQDDYHKLLTKYAEAENTIDQLRLGARVSLYADPPQPSRSLSVGTVGTGCRVMALSIPQARTAAFSMAPAPPSSPGTAPAPGPPDRAGSLQPPSPPPPGGGCPTCPGPCRCPGTQLTRTLVGQTHKLQAQVESFEGWMRAGSPTPQEQLQRFRKLKDAQDALERAYLRARHQHPGASGDFDPDRAVEGEIFHLGLRLEELKERLEPGAGGKLPPQPPAQPRSPPAPSPPPTAASPRPESPALTEGPRGTAGDSEAVTGGLPRRLWHKQLRVEEDFGDLLAQYKHFKSLPESLSLEQLSVAESGCQEEADGPAAGDSGPSQVPCRTRSLEEEADLETSSLHPSERRAALLPPEELPWPGGTRGHLSPATAEDLPAVAKPLLGLPEPPLAPLSRRSSGVGSSATQHRPRKEQRIVSPETDSGFVGSEASRVSPPVHTPEHRPPGTGTPGSPGPSIPVPTTLCPPRKGEVTPLPSKPALMGIYPAGRQRGTGGLRLPPSTPSQSSSPPRWAESAGSEAGPDGDGEGSDGDGTPAHMDSEAEGRSCTSTGGRPPTMARDPASPPASPETPSPTPLSLHPARCDLLGSRLERDQAIRALRDEVWRLRRRLEESLRRSRSYPEGKAAPRTPPARSQPAASGPSSPRDTAPSGEPSPPARGRVTPRVAPTRRGRSASLPRDRPALDLNLGHGPSGSHPTSVSSAAASESDPSPAGPRAPPSPRNIPGNPPGAVTFRGQYTGTRYPVGTPRAPPAPQEEPGAPGCPRCRGNGMPSAGSRAGDATRPPRHSTPRRTRCPTCRAPTGAPASGDRDGATHAERGPGGTSPPSSHVRPRAEKPEQPGVWYLVASPGATPAIGCLAPVPLVPYAPPLLYCSPAVPTSAPAMAGVPLRHPEGLGGAEHLPRPHAAAHRRCLRLDLEELEELNRSLSRAVEAAQGMRLTTTRMSRALGAELSRARHLRGSCLF